The following proteins are encoded in a genomic region of Actinomadura sp. NAK00032:
- a CDS encoding cation acetate symporter, which yields MTAPAAAAALIAPAVLLGVTAALGVYGRRSARTACDLLVASRGVTPWRNASAISGEYISAAAFLGTAGLVLAYGADMLWLPIAATAGHVLLLAFVTAPLRRSGAYTLSDFAEWRLGSRAVRHLVTGCVCFAGWFYLLPQFQGAGVTLRVLTGAPAWAGWAVVVAVTLALVLSGGMRSITTVQAAQYWVKLVAVAVPAAALLGMWHLHGAPGPLGAGVPRFEQATRVDVRTGVTVTVPADVTVTARGSVDGAHRHGGAVRLPAGRHTIGRGTTVVFPAGTPVPHAERLPVQDGGTWATPFARGDRHELFRTYSAMLAILLGTMGLPHILMRFYTSTSGSAARRTAAIVPVLLALFFLFPVLYGTLGRLYAPELLMTGDTDATLLLLPKRIIPGPPGALLTGLVTAGAFAAFIATSCGLAVAIGGTLAQCARRAGPAAFRRGVLVALAAPLVLLPGLGAQGAAGLVTMALGVSACSLCPLLLLGIWWRGLTAAGAAAGLATGGGLAVAAGLARLFRDAPTGWPATVLDQPVLLIAPAAFATMVAVSLLTRRRVPRHTDGALRRLHLPEDLRAG from the coding sequence GTGACCGCGCCCGCCGCGGCGGCCGCGCTCATCGCGCCGGCCGTGCTGCTCGGGGTGACGGCCGCGCTCGGCGTGTACGGGCGCCGCTCCGCCCGCACGGCCTGCGACCTCCTGGTCGCCTCGCGCGGCGTCACGCCCTGGCGGAACGCGTCCGCGATCAGCGGCGAGTACATCTCCGCCGCCGCCTTCCTCGGCACCGCCGGGCTCGTCCTCGCCTACGGCGCCGACATGCTGTGGCTGCCCATCGCCGCGACCGCCGGGCACGTCCTGCTGCTGGCGTTCGTGACCGCGCCGCTGCGCCGCTCCGGCGCCTACACGCTCTCCGACTTCGCCGAATGGCGGCTCGGCTCGCGCGCCGTCCGCCACCTCGTCACCGGCTGCGTCTGCTTCGCCGGCTGGTTCTACCTGCTGCCGCAGTTCCAGGGCGCGGGCGTGACGCTGCGCGTGCTGACCGGCGCCCCGGCCTGGGCCGGCTGGGCCGTCGTGGTCGCCGTCACGCTGGCGCTCGTCCTGTCCGGCGGGATGCGCAGCATCACCACCGTCCAGGCCGCCCAGTACTGGGTGAAGCTGGTCGCGGTGGCGGTGCCCGCGGCCGCGCTGCTCGGGATGTGGCACCTGCACGGCGCCCCCGGCCCGCTCGGCGCCGGCGTCCCGCGGTTCGAGCAGGCCACGCGGGTGGACGTCCGCACCGGCGTGACCGTCACCGTCCCCGCCGACGTCACCGTCACCGCACGGGGCAGCGTGGACGGCGCCCACCGGCACGGCGGCGCGGTCCGCCTGCCCGCGGGGCGGCACACCATCGGCCGCGGCACGACCGTGGTCTTCCCCGCCGGGACGCCCGTGCCGCACGCCGAGCGCCTGCCCGTCCAGGACGGCGGCACCTGGGCGACACCGTTCGCGCGCGGCGATCGGCACGAACTGTTCCGCACCTACTCGGCGATGCTGGCCATCCTGCTCGGCACGATGGGGTTACCGCACATCCTGATGCGCTTCTACACCAGCACGTCCGGAAGCGCCGCGCGCCGCACGGCCGCGATCGTACCCGTCCTCCTCGCCCTGTTCTTCCTGTTCCCCGTCCTCTACGGGACGCTGGGACGCCTGTACGCGCCCGAACTCCTCATGACCGGCGACACCGACGCGACCCTCCTGCTGCTCCCGAAGCGGATCATCCCCGGGCCGCCCGGCGCGCTGCTCACCGGCCTCGTCACCGCCGGGGCCTTCGCCGCGTTCATCGCCACCTCCTGCGGCCTCGCCGTCGCCATCGGCGGGACGCTCGCGCAGTGCGCCCGCCGCGCCGGCCCGGCCGCGTTCCGGCGCGGCGTCCTGGTCGCGCTCGCCGCGCCGCTCGTCCTGCTGCCGGGCCTCGGCGCGCAGGGCGCGGCGGGCCTGGTCACCATGGCCCTCGGCGTCTCTGCCTGCTCGCTGTGCCCGCTGCTGCTGCTCGGCATCTGGTGGCGCGGGCTGACCGCCGCCGGCGCCGCCGCGGGCCTCGCCACCGGCGGCGGTCTCGCCGTCGCCGCCGGGCTCGCCCGCCTCTTCCGCGACGCGCCCACGGGCTGGCCGGCGACCGTCCTGGACCAGCCCGTCCTGCTGATCGCCCCGGCCGCCTTCGCGACCATGGTCGCGGTGTCCCTGCTGACCCGCCGCCGCGTCCCCCGCCACACCGACGGGGCCCTGCGCCGCCTGCACCTCCCCGAGGACCTCCGCGCCGGGTGA